In Astyanax mexicanus isolate ESR-SI-001 chromosome 25, AstMex3_surface, whole genome shotgun sequence, a genomic segment contains:
- the LOC125787776 gene encoding uncharacterized protein LOC125787776, translating into MSASFMPLAPLASVSATTDATTEEPVEQLAVDDHNIPGMDRVDSLAEYLVGLRSETSLIITNQQASTIIGLWQNLLPYDQQRVAFAARYQDRLTTGRFRSPKKKREFTPGVESLKRCILSSSGSPAQWPDCCRLLEAIFVKLCGIHRSPKKQGQVTLSRWALILKDYSKIRQLILGNGAVMQSTTLQLVEVNSTTLNQWYNKRVKKQDVQLVLQGINLPSSVPVATEPLQPANLRPAVAPPPPGVQHVYHLPQSTVGQAKCKKRAASTDDHFLPPSARQKMCAQRKLFPKPSTVPSSQTFSLQTTTTLSQPAVIFKPSPPLSSIFTIPVSFPVSSVSTVAQTTATTASSVAPTPSMCTTKKSTSKARFNKRRVEANSCRKCGQFRTETTGHSQYKGKIYCPNTETMSREKWLEETKKRKADHT; encoded by the exons ATGTCAGCGTCCTTCATGCCCCTTGCTCCACTTGCGTCAGTCTCTGCCACCACCGATGCCACTACAGAGGAGCCTGTAGAGCAACTG GCTGTAGATGACCATAACATACCTGGGATGGACCGTGTGGACAGCCTTGCTGAGTACCTAGTGGGTCTTCGCAGTGAAACAAGTCTGATAATAACCAACCAACAGGCTAGTACCATTATAGGCCTTTGGCAAAATTTGCTACCATATGACCAGCAGCGTGTAGCTTTTGCTGCTCGTTATCAGGACCGGCTCACCACAGGCAGGTTCAGgtcaccaaagaaaaaaagagagtttaCCCCTGGTGTGGAGAGCCTAAAACGCTGCATTCTGAGCTCCTCTGGTTCTCCTGCCCAGTGGCCAGACTGTTGCCGTCTGTTGGAAGCCATTTTTGTCAAGCTCTGTGGAATACACAGGAGCCCAAAAAAACAAGGGCAGGTGACTTTGTCAAGGTGGGCTTTGATTCTAAAAGACTACAGCAAAATCCGACAGCTTATCCTGGGTAATGGTGCTGTTATGCAAAGCACCACTCTTCAGCTAGTGGAAGTCAACTCAACCACCCTGAACCAATGGTACAACAAACGAGTCAAGAAACAGGATGTTCAGTTAGTGCTGCAAGGGATAAACCTGCCATCTTCTGTCCCTGTTGCCACTGAGCCTCTTCAGCCTGCAAATCTTCGCCCTGCTGTTGCTCCTCCACCACCAGGTGTTCAACATGTGTACCACTTGCCACAAAGCACAGTAGGGCAGGCAAAGTGTAAAAAACGAGCTGCATCAACAGATGACCACTTCTTACCACCTTCTGCACGTCAGAAGATGTGTGCTCAGAGGAAACTTTTTCCAAAGCCTTCAACTGTCCCGTCTTCTCAAACATTTTCTCTGCAAACCACTACAACTTTAAGTCAGCCAGCAGTGATATTTAAGCCTTCCCCTCCTTTGTCTTCCATTTTTACCATACCTGTATCCTTCCCTGTCTCGTCTGTGAGTACTGTTGCCCAGACAACAGCTACAACAGCTTCATCGGTTGCACCAACCCCATCCATGTGTACTACAAAGAAATCCACATCCAAGGCCAGGTTTAATAAAAGGAGAGTGGAGGCAAACTCCTGTCGCAAGTGTGGGCAGTTCAGAACTGAGACAACAGGGCACAGTCAGTATAAAGGGAAAATATATTGCCCTAATACAGAGACAATGTCTCGGGAAAAGTGGCTTGaggagacaaaaaagagaaaagctgaCCATACCTAA
- the LOC125787782 gene encoding uncharacterized protein LOC125787782, which produces MSSVSTVSSESITTSCASDDCPSVETTLSSLPSVVPAVPPVPQTPSQSPALSSSGFNDFWLPAEMKKNIPLQDQKWIASTLWGNQRLRSGLKLWYEPPTPALIYHQVPTPDPFFTHRLLVWMPYHLWKVRLQCPDCGKQLTGCGIHKRVRHVLDIDRYYLMVTETLRCNFCKVTHLSTSKTVLDQLDVPHRSEFRIILTRKYACDIRVIRLMRERTLGNSCNRLLKQLKENHSEEWLIRLARYFGECESFVAHPSLFPVVFQEPPEPIAVPTERWLLTVYGKDIMSRVDHIKASITSIFGSILKMDSTKKVLDHYCVTFR; this is translated from the exons ATGTCTTCTGTGTCCACCGTTTCT AGTGAATCCATTACCACCAGCTGTGCATCAGATGACTGCCCCAGTGTGGAAACCACTCTATCCAGTCTTCCCTCTGTTGTACCTGCTGTCCCACCTGTCCCTCAGACTCCTTCTCAATCTCCTGCTCTGTCATCTTCTGGTTTCAATGATTTCTGGTTGCCAGCAGAGATGAAGAAAAACATCCCTCTACAAGACCAGAAATGGATAGCATCCACATTGTGGGGGAATCAGAGACTTAGAAGTGGCCTGAAGCTATGGTATGAGCCACCTACACCAGCTCTGATTTACCATCAGGTGCCCACACCAGATCCCTTCTTCACCCATCGTCTTCTTGTGTGGATGCCATACCACCTGTGGAAGGTCAGGTTGCAGTGCCCAGACTGCGGCAAGCAGCTGACTGGTTGCGGAATCCATAAAAGAGTGCGACATGTCTTGGACATTGACAGATATTACCTGATGGTGACCGAGACTCTCCGTTGCAATTTTTGTAAAGTCACCCATCTGTCAACAAGCAAGACCGTCCTGGACCAACTGGATGTCCCTCACCGGTCAGAGTTCCGAATCATCCTCACACGAAA GTATGCTTGTGATATTAGGGTCATCCGTCTGATGAGAGAGAGGACATTGGGGAACAGCTGCAATCGTCTCCTAAAGCAGCTAAAAGAAAATCACAGTGAGGAGTGGTTGATTCGCCTTGCCAGATATTTTGGGGAGTGTGAATCTTTTGTAGCGCATCCCAGCCTTTTTCCTGTGGTTTTTCAAGAGCCCCCAGAGCCGATTGCTGTCCCCACAGAAAGATGGCTTCTTACAGTCTACGGAAAGGACATAATGAGTCGAGTCGACCACATCAAGGCTTCCATTACGTCCATTTTTGGATCCATCTTAAAAATGGACTCCACTAAAAAGGTATTAGATCATTACTGTGTAACATTTAGATAA